In one Helicobacter sp. 12S02232-10 genomic region, the following are encoded:
- the rplN gene encoding 50S ribosomal protein L14, translating to MIQSFTRLTVADNSGAKEIMCIKVLGGSHRRYARVGDVIVASVKKAIPNGKVKKGQVVKAVIVRTKKEIQRENGSLVRFDDNAAVILDAKKEPIGTRIFGPVSREVRYANFMKIVSLAPEVL from the coding sequence ATGATACAAAGTTTTACGAGATTAACCGTAGCCGATAATAGTGGTGCAAAAGAGATTATGTGTATCAAGGTGTTAGGTGGTAGCCACAGAAGGTATGCTAGAGTGGGAGATGTGATTGTAGCATCCGTAAAAAAAGCTATTCCAAATGGGAAAGTCAAAAAAGGACAAGTAGTAAAAGCTGTGATTGTCAGAACAAAAAAAGAAATTCAGAGAGAAAATGGATCTTTGGTTCGGTTTGATGATAATGCTGCTGTTATTTTGGATGCAAAAAAAGAACCCATAGGTACAAGAATATTTGGTCCAGTCAGTAGAGAAGTGCGATATGCAAATTTTATGAAAATAGTATCGTTAGCTCCGGAGGTGTTATAG
- the rpsQ gene encoding 30S ribosomal protein S17, whose product MSEKQPHKRIIQGKVVSKAGNQSAVILVERKVVHPKYRKIVKRFKKYTIHDQENSVKVGDVVTAIECKPISKTKAFSLKEIVLVGV is encoded by the coding sequence ATGAGTGAAAAACAGCCGCATAAGAGGATAATTCAAGGTAAAGTTGTCAGTAAAGCTGGCAACCAAAGTGCAGTTATTTTGGTTGAAAGAAAAGTTGTTCATCCCAAATACAGAAAAATTGTAAAAAGATTCAAAAAATATACTATACACGATCAAGAAAATTCTGTTAAAGTCGGAGATGTAGTGACTGCAATAGAATGCAAACCTATTTCTAAAACCAAAGCTTTTAGTTTAAAAGAAATTGTTTTGGTGGGGGTATAA
- the rpmC gene encoding 50S ribosomal protein L29, translating to MKFIELKDKEIEELKKMLVEKKSELFELKLKLKTMQLNNPGQIAAVRKDIARINTAISAKKD from the coding sequence ATGAAGTTTATTGAGTTAAAAGACAAAGAAATAGAAGAATTAAAAAAGATGTTGGTTGAAAAAAAGTCCGAGCTTTTTGAATTGAAATTAAAGCTCAAAACAATGCAATTGAATAATCCCGGTCAAATTGCAGCAGTTAGAAAAGATATCGCTAGAATCAATACTGCGATATCTGCGAAGAAGGATTGA
- the rplP gene encoding 50S ribosomal protein L16, with product MLMPKKTKYRKQMKGRNRGKSFRGSSLAFGDIAIKALEHGRIDSRQIESARIAMTRHIKRAGKVWIRVFPDKPLTAKPLETRMGKGKGSVEKWVMNIKPGRIIYEMTGIDEATAREALALAQSKLPFKTKIITSESENEVY from the coding sequence ATGTTGATGCCAAAAAAAACAAAATATAGAAAACAAATGAAAGGCAGAAATAGAGGTAAATCTTTCAGAGGTTCTTCTTTGGCTTTTGGTGATATTGCCATCAAGGCTTTGGAACACGGACGAATTGATTCTAGACAAATTGAATCTGCACGTATTGCAATGACTAGGCATATTAAAAGAGCCGGAAAGGTTTGGATAAGAGTTTTCCCTGATAAGCCTTTGACAGCTAAGCCTCTTGAAACAAGAATGGGTAAAGGTAAAGGTTCTGTGGAAAAATGGGTAATGAATATCAAGCCCGGAAGAATCATTTATGAGATGACCGGTATTGATGAAGCTACTGCTAGAGAAGCTTTAGCTTTGGCTCAAAGCAAACTGCCATTCAAGACAAAAATCATAACCAGTGAGAGTGAAAATGAAGTTTATTGA
- the rpsC gene encoding 30S ribosomal protein S3 codes for MGQKVNPIGLRLGINRNWISRWFPNTQTAPLNIAEDYKIRKFLKKELYYAGVSEIIIERAAKKLRVTVVAARPGLIIGKKGADIEKVKQSLKILVQKDISINIKEVKRPQANAQLAAENVATQLEKRVAFRRAMKKVMQTAIKSGARGIKIKVSGRLAGAEMARTEWYMEGRVPLHTLRAKIDYGFAEAMTTYGIIGVKVWIFKGEVLQKGIQPEKKEDEKDSRDAKTKSRRGR; via the coding sequence ATGGGACAAAAAGTTAATCCAATAGGTTTAAGATTAGGCATTAACAGAAACTGGATTTCAAGATGGTTTCCAAATACGCAAACCGCACCTTTAAATATTGCTGAAGATTATAAAATAAGAAAGTTCTTAAAAAAAGAGCTTTATTATGCTGGAGTGAGTGAAATTATCATTGAAAGAGCAGCAAAAAAACTTCGCGTGACTGTCGTAGCAGCTAGACCCGGTTTGATTATCGGAAAAAAAGGCGCAGATATTGAAAAGGTTAAGCAATCTTTAAAAATTCTTGTTCAAAAAGATATTTCAATTAATATTAAAGAAGTCAAGCGCCCTCAAGCAAATGCCCAGTTAGCAGCCGAAAATGTTGCGACACAGCTTGAGAAACGTGTCGCTTTTAGAAGAGCAATGAAAAAAGTGATGCAAACAGCCATAAAATCAGGTGCTAGAGGAATAAAAATTAAGGTTTCAGGAAGACTTGCTGGAGCTGAAATGGCAAGAACTGAATGGTATATGGAAGGTCGAGTTCCTCTCCATACTCTTCGAGCTAAAATTGATTATGGATTTGCTGAAGCTATGACTACTTATGGCATTATTGGAGTAAAAGTCTGGATTTTTAAAGGCGAGGTTCTGCAGAAAGGAATCCAACCTGAGAAGAAAGAAGATGAAAAAGATAGCAGAGATGCTAAGACTAAAAGTAGAAGAGGGAGATAA
- the rplV gene encoding 50S ribosomal protein L22: MSKALLRYIRLSPTKARLVAREVQGMNAELAIASLEFTPNKAARIISKVIASAVANGGFDAQNVYVTSCRVDAGPVLRRFMPRAKGRATPIRKPTSHILVEVEDKPIQKNAKKTSVKNENSKTISKKSTKASKKTEGEDK; this comes from the coding sequence ATGAGTAAAGCATTGTTAAGATATATTAGGCTTTCCCCAACAAAAGCCAGATTAGTTGCTAGAGAAGTTCAGGGTATGAATGCAGAACTTGCAATTGCTAGTTTGGAATTTACTCCCAATAAAGCTGCTCGAATTATTTCTAAAGTAATCGCTTCTGCTGTTGCCAACGGCGGATTTGATGCTCAGAATGTTTATGTTACTTCTTGTAGAGTTGATGCTGGTCCGGTTTTGAGAAGATTTATGCCTCGTGCTAAGGGTAGGGCAACACCAATTCGAAAACCAACTTCCCATATTTTGGTCGAAGTGGAAGATAAGCCGATTCAAAAAAACGCAAAGAAAACTTCTGTAAAAAATGAAAATTCTAAGACAATTTCAAAAAAATCTACTAAAGCAAGTAAAAAAACTGAAGGCGAGGATAAGTAA
- the rpsS gene encoding 30S ribosomal protein S19 gives MARSVKKGPFIDDYLMKKTLKAKEGKDNKPIKTWSRRSTILPEMIGFTYNVHNGRVFIPVYVTENHVGYKLGEFAPTRTFKGHKGSVQKKIGK, from the coding sequence ATGGCAAGATCAGTTAAAAAAGGTCCTTTTATTGATGATTATTTGATGAAAAAAACATTAAAAGCCAAAGAGGGAAAAGATAATAAACCCATTAAAACTTGGTCAAGAAGAAGCACTATACTGCCTGAAATGATAGGTTTTACTTATAATGTTCATAATGGCAGAGTGTTTATCCCAGTTTATGTTACAGAAAATCACGTTGGGTATAAATTAGGCGAATTTGCCCCTACGAGGACTTTTAAGGGGCATAAGGGCAGTGTCCAAAAAAAGATTGGAAAATAA
- the rplB gene encoding 50S ribosomal protein L2, with product MAIKTYKPYTPSRRFMSGLSSKDITSKPSVKKLLVKLSVTAGRNSNGRITSRHKEGGAKKLYRVIDFKRNKYNIEGKVEAIEYDPYRNCRIALVSYPDGDKRYILQPSGLSVGDAIVAAEAGLDIKTGFAMKLKSIPVGTIVHNIEMHPGAGGQLARSAGASAQIMGREGKYTILRMPSGEMRYILDECMATIGVVGNEDFINISIGKAGRNRHRGIRPQTRGSAMNPVDHPHGGGEGKTGSSGHPVSPWGLPAKGYKTRRKKASDRLIISRKKK from the coding sequence ATGGCAATAAAAACCTATAAACCCTATACCCCTAGCAGAAGGTTTATGTCCGGACTCAGTTCGAAAGATATTACCTCTAAGCCAAGCGTAAAAAAATTGCTTGTAAAGTTGTCAGTAACTGCAGGAAGGAATAGTAATGGAAGAATTACAAGTCGTCATAAAGAAGGCGGAGCTAAAAAACTTTATCGTGTAATTGATTTTAAACGCAATAAATATAATATTGAAGGCAAGGTCGAAGCGATTGAATATGATCCCTATAGAAATTGTAGAATTGCTTTGGTCAGCTACCCTGATGGAGACAAGAGATATATTTTGCAACCCAGCGGTTTGAGTGTAGGCGATGCAATTGTTGCTGCTGAAGCAGGTCTTGATATTAAAACAGGATTTGCAATGAAGCTAAAAAGCATTCCTGTAGGAACCATTGTTCATAATATAGAAATGCATCCAGGTGCCGGAGGTCAATTGGCTAGGAGTGCGGGTGCAAGTGCTCAAATTATGGGTAGAGAAGGAAAATACACTATTCTTAGAATGCCAAGCGGAGAAATGAGATATATTCTTGATGAATGTATGGCAACCATTGGTGTTGTGGGAAATGAAGATTTTATCAATATTTCTATTGGTAAAGCAGGAAGAAACAGACACAGAGGTATCAGACCTCAAACTAGAGGTAGTGCGATGAACCCTGTAGATCACCCACACGGTGGTGGTGAGGGAAAAACAGGTTCTAGTGGTCATCCTGTTTCTCCTTGGGGACTTCCGGCTAAAGGCTATAAAACTAGACGCAAAAAAGCTAGTGATAGATTGATTATTTCTAGAAAGAAAAAATAA
- a CDS encoding 50S ribosomal protein L23, which translates to MADITDIKSMLYTEKSLSMQESGIMVVQTSSKVTKNQLKQVFKDYFGFTPLRINSLRQEGKIKRFKGKIGQRNSFKKFYVKVPEDAKIPSLAV; encoded by the coding sequence ATGGCAGATATAACAGATATTAAATCAATGCTCTATACAGAGAAATCTTTGTCAATGCAAGAGAGTGGCATAATGGTTGTTCAAACTTCAAGCAAAGTAACGAAAAATCAATTGAAGCAGGTTTTTAAAGATTATTTCGGTTTTACTCCTTTGCGAATCAATTCTTTGAGACAAGAAGGCAAAATAAAGCGTTTTAAAGGAAAAATCGGACAAAGAAATTCGTTTAAAAAATTTTATGTAAAAGTTCCAGAAGATGCGAAGATTCCTTCGCTCGCCGTGTAA
- the rplD gene encoding 50S ribosomal protein L4, with amino-acid sequence MSKAAVLDNQLKKISEIDLPQKYDQINEHNLYLYVKSYSASLRANSANAKNRSEVSGGGKKPWSQKGGGRARAGSITSPIFVGGGVSHGPTNNRNYDLKINKKQKKLALEYALKQKAENSKLYLIDSISVATGKTKDANEMFKSLNERSVLFVCQMSDESTFLAFRNLKSCYLVDANELNAYLVAAFNSVVMEKAVFDEIIQSKR; translated from the coding sequence ATGAGTAAGGCAGCAGTATTAGATAATCAGCTCAAAAAGATAAGCGAAATCGACTTACCTCAAAAATACGATCAGATTAATGAACATAATTTATATCTTTATGTTAAGTCTTATTCTGCTTCTCTCCGAGCTAATAGTGCAAATGCTAAAAATCGTAGCGAAGTTAGTGGTGGGGGTAAAAAACCTTGGAGTCAAAAAGGTGGCGGAAGGGCAAGAGCGGGAAGTATTACTTCTCCTATATTTGTTGGCGGGGGTGTTTCTCATGGACCTACCAATAATCGAAATTATGATCTCAAAATAAACAAGAAACAAAAAAAGCTTGCGCTTGAATATGCACTCAAACAAAAAGCCGAAAACTCTAAGCTTTATTTGATTGATAGTATTTCGGTTGCTACAGGTAAAACAAAAGATGCGAATGAAATGTTTAAGTCTTTAAATGAAAGAAGTGTTTTGTTTGTTTGTCAAATGAGTGATGAATCCACATTTTTAGCTTTTAGAAATTTGAAGAGTTGTTATTTGGTGGACGCAAATGAATTGAATGCATATTTGGTTGCAGCTTTCAATTCTGTTGTGATGGAAAAAGCGGTCTTTGATGAGATCATTCAATCCAAACGATAG
- the rplC gene encoding 50S ribosomal protein L3, with the protein MEFLVEKIGMSRTIGSPSIPVTLLKVFNAKVCQVYENGKALVAYANGKQFNKSIEGQQKKYNLSKEFNHFATLIVANKEIGDLDSTVLENAKKLKITFYTKGRGFSGAMKRWNFQGGPAAHGSRFHRRLGSIGNREWPGRVQPGKKMAGHYGNEKVTGQNEIVSFDKESGILAVKGSVAGFSGAYGKILITK; encoded by the coding sequence ATGGAATTTTTAGTAGAAAAAATTGGTATGAGCAGAACGATAGGTTCTCCAAGTATTCCTGTGACTTTATTGAAAGTTTTCAATGCTAAAGTTTGCCAAGTGTATGAAAATGGTAAAGCATTAGTAGCTTATGCCAATGGCAAGCAATTTAATAAGTCGATAGAGGGGCAGCAAAAAAAATATAATTTGAGCAAAGAATTCAACCATTTTGCGACTTTGATTGTTGCGAACAAAGAAATTGGTGATTTGGATTCTACAGTACTTGAAAATGCCAAAAAGCTTAAGATTACCTTTTATACAAAAGGTCGAGGATTTTCTGGCGCAATGAAACGTTGGAATTTTCAAGGAGGGCCTGCTGCCCACGGAAGTAGATTCCATAGAAGACTTGGTTCGATCGGAAATCGCGAGTGGCCTGGAAGAGTTCAGCCGGGTAAAAAGATGGCAGGTCATTATGGAAATGAAAAAGTCACCGGACAAAATGAAATCGTTTCTTTTGACAAAGAAAGCGGAATTTTGGCTGTCAAAGGTTCTGTAGCAGGATTTTCCGGTGCCTATGGCAAAATATTGATTACAAAATGA